A region of Silurus meridionalis isolate SWU-2019-XX chromosome 13, ASM1480568v1, whole genome shotgun sequence DNA encodes the following proteins:
- the LOC124395920 gene encoding LOW QUALITY PROTEIN: extracellular calcium-sensing receptor-like (The sequence of the model RefSeq protein was modified relative to this genomic sequence to represent the inferred CDS: inserted 1 base in 1 codon) — protein sequence MCATLESQCTLQNNFEPGFMADGDFVIGGIFPLHYNQEMPDLNCTYKPGPVQCNGFDPRAFRWALTMKLAVEEINNSSELLPNHTLGYKIFDSCAYPLTGQRAALAVMNGPMEADKPMCSSASPMLAIIGESGSAQSIVVSRILRPFRIPMISYFSSCACLSDRREFPTFFRVIPSDAYQVKAIAKLLIHFNWTWVGVVRGDHAYGRSALQGLLNELKDTGVCVSYQEMIPLLYDSRRAKEIIRVMNSSTARVVVVFSAEGELTPFFKDYMKLNVTGIQWIASEAWVTASVFTGSEYYPFLGGTIGFGIRQGYIPNLKDYLTTVNPQVYPSNTLLPLCTGQEPLNKQHSAYMNTSSTRISYNVYKGVYAIAHSLHNLMNCKPGTSMCTDSSKVYPWQLQNYLQEVSFTISGETVNFDMNGDSIPSYDLINWQKGTAGNIELVKVGMYDGARETGNELVIYETAITWARDMISVCSDSCSPGFRKAVRQGEPLCCFDCVPCDSGKISNQTVDCMACPEDYWSNVDGTECIPKVMEFLSHDAMGLTLTAIAVLGACVTLAVFAVFLYHRNTPIVRMNNSELSFFILFSLTLCFLCALIFIGEPTSWSCMLRHTAFSITFSLCISCILGKTLVVLAAFTATQPGNNVMKWLGPIQQRIIIFSCTLVQMIICAAWLISSPPVPYRNTQYQRSKIILDCRVGSELAFWCVLGYIGILACLCFILAFLARKLPGNFNEAKYITFSMLIFCAVWLAFIPAYVSXPGKFTTAVEIFAILASSFGLLLCLFAPKCYIILLKPEKNTKQHLMGK from the exons ATGtg TGCAACCTTGGAATCTCAGTGTACTCTGCAGAATAATTTCGAGCCAGGATTCATGGCTGATGGAGACTTTGTGATTGGGGGCATTTTCCCCTTGCATTATAATCAGGAAATGCCAGACTTGAACTGCACATACAAACCAGGACCAGTGCAGTGTAATGG gTTTGATCCCCGGGCTTTTCGCTGGGCTCTGACTATGAAACTTGCTGTGGAGGAAATTAACAACAGTAGTGAGCTGCTACCGAACCATACTCTAGGTTATAAAATATTCGATTCCTGTGCATATCCCTTAACTGGTCAAAGAGCAGCTCTTGCTGTTATGAATGGACCAATGGAAGCAGACAAACCCATGTGTTCAAGTGCGAGCCCGATGCTGGCTATAATTGGTGAATCTGGATCAGCTCAGTCTATTGTTGTGTCTAGGATTTTACGCCCTTTCAGGATTCCTATG atcagCTATTTCTCTTCCTGTGCCTGCCTTAGTGACAGACGAGAATTCCCCACCTTCTTTAGGGTCATTCCCAGTGATGCGTACCAAGTGAAAGCCATTGCGAAGCTGCTGATTCATTTCAACTGGACATGGGTGGGTGTGGTTAGGGGTGACCATGCATATGGACGCTCTGCTCTGCAGGGACTGCTTAACGAGCTGAAagatacaggtgtgtgtgtgtcctaccAGGAGATGATCCCCCTGCTGTATGACAGCAGGAGAGCAAAAGAGATCATCCGTGTGATGAACAGCTCTACTGCccgagtggtggtggtgttttcaGCTGAGGGTGAACTTACACCATTTTTTAAAGACTATATGAAACTGAATGTTACTGGAATTCAATGGATTGCCAGTGAGGCCTGGGTAACAGCTTCAGTGTTCACAGGAAGTGAGTACTACCCCTTCCTGGGAGGCACAATTGGGTTTGGGATTCGCCAGGGTTATATTCCAAACCTGAAAGACTATCTAACCACTGTAAACCCACAGGTGTACCCATCCAACACTCTG CTGCCCCTGTGCACTGGTCAAGAGCCACTCAACAAGCAACATTCTGCCTACATGAACACATCTAGTACTCGGATTTCTTATAATGTATACAAAGGCGTTTATGCGATTGCTCACTCCCTCCACAATCTCATGAATTGCAAACCAGGAACCTCCATGTGTACTGACAGCTCTAAAGTATATCCATGGCAG CTCCAGAATTACCTGCAAGAGGTCTCGTTTACTATCTCAGGTGAGACGGTCAACTTTGATATGAACGGTGACTCGATCCCGTCCTACGACCTGATCAACTGGCAGAAGGGAACAGCTGGCAATATTGAGCTGGTTAAAGTGGGCATGTATGATGGGGCTCGAGAGACCGGGAATGAGCTGGTCATTTATGAAACAGCTATCACATGGGCCAGAGACATGA TCTCTGTTTGCAGTGACAGCTGCTCTCCAGGATTTCGGAAAGCTGTCCGTCAAGGGGAGCCTCTTTGCTGCTTTGACTGTGTACCATGTGACAGTGGCAAGATTAGTAATCAGACAG TAGACTGCATGGCCTGCCCTGAAGATTACTGGTCCAATGTTGACGGAACAGAATGCATTCCCAAGGTTATGGAATTCCTTTCCCATGATGCAATGGGGTTAACACTGACAGCTATTGCTGTTTTGGGGGCCTGTGTCACTTTAGCTGTATTTGCAGTCTTTCTCTACCACAGAAACACTCCCATTGTGCGTATGAATAACTCTGAGCTGagtttcttcatcttgttctcCTTGACCCTGTGTTTCCTGTGTGCACTGATCTTCATTGGGGAGCCCACATCCTGGTCTTGCATGCTGCGCCACACTGCTTTCAGCATCACTTTCTCGCTCTGTATCTCGTGCATCCTGGGGAAAACCTTAGTGGTGCTCGCTGCTTTCACAGCCACCCAACCTGGAAACAATGTCATGAAATGGCTTGGGCCTATACAGCAGAGGATCATTATTTTTAGCTGCACCCTGGTCCAGATGATCATCTGTGCAGCATGGCTCATATCGTCCCCTCCAGTCCcctacagaaacacacagtaTCAGCGCTCTAAGATTATTCTAGACTGTAGGGTGGGATCTGAGCTGGCCTTCTGGTGTGTACTCGGCTACATTGGCATTTTGgcctgtttgtgtttcattttggcCTTTCTGGCTCGAAAACTACCTGGGAATTTTAACGAAGCGAAATATATTACTTTTAGCATGTTAATATTTTGTGCAGTGTGGCTGGCATTTATACCTGCTTATGTCA TCCCTGGTAAATTCACCACTGCAGTCGAAATCTTTGCTATTTTAGCCTCAAGTTTTGGGCTTCTTTTGTGCTTATTTGCTCCAAAGTGTTACATCATTCTACTTAAACCAGAAAAGAATACCAAACAGCATCTAAtggggaaataa
- the LOC124395921 gene encoding extracellular calcium-sensing receptor-like, which produces MRHAVDEINNSTVLLPNHTLGYKIFDSCATPVTAQRAVLAVLNDQNVEQGSLCTRGGPLLAMVGESGSSQTIVVSRTMQPFRIPMISYFSTCSCLSDRKQFPTFFRVVPSDDYQVKAIAQLLKRFQWTWIGVVTEDHDYGRFALQGLKREIENTDICLAYHEMIPKDFKRERVYEILNVMKQSTAKVVVVFSGEGEFYPFLREFLTQNISGIQWVASEAWVTASILAETYPFLAGTIGFAVRQGYVPRLKEYLMTVNPQVYPSNPLVKELWEALYSCVSVFSSLSSTQLPHCTGQETINKQHSAYMNTSNTRVTYNVYKAVYAIAHSLHNLFQCVPGKGPFNNSACADFNNIYPWQLQHYLQEVSFSISGEQVNFDMRGDSIPSYDLINWQRLPNGDIDFIKVGLYDGAMDGGKELVIQEEKIKWPGNQSKVPESICSNSCAPGFRKAVRHGEPLCCFDCVPCDSGKISNETDSVDCMACPEDYWSNTKGTECIPKDIEFLSHRDTMGTVLMVTAILGSFLTISVLAIFLHHRGTPIVRINNSELSFFILFSLTLCFLCALIFIGEPTSWSCMLRHTAFSITFSLCISCILGKTLVVLAAFTATQPGNNVMKWLGPIQQRIIIFSCTLVQMIICAAWLISSPPVPYRNTQYQRSKIILDCRVGSELAFWCVLGYIGILACLCFILAFLARKLPGNFNEAKYITFSMLIFCAVWLAFIPAYVSSPGKFTTAVEIFAILASSFGLLLCLFAPKCYIILVKPEKNTKQHLIGKATK; this is translated from the exons ATGAGGCATGCTGTAGATGAAATCAACAACAGTACAGTTCTTCTGCCGAACCACACCCTGGGTTACAAGATCTTTGATTCCTGTGCTACTCCAGTTACGGCTCAAAGGGCTGTTCTGGCTGTACTGAATGACCAGAATGTTGAGCAGGGATCATTGTGTACTCGCGGTGGTCCTTTACTCGCCATGGTTGGAGAATCTGGTTCCTCACAAACAATTGTTGTTTCTAGAACAATGCAACCTTTCAGAATACCCATG ATAAGCTACTTCTCAACTTGCTCTTGTCTAAGTGACCGTAAACAGTTTCCGACATTTTTTAGAGTAGTCCCTAGTGATGACTACCAAGTGAAAGCCATTGCTCAGCTCTTGAAACGATTTCAGTggacatggattggagtggtcACTGAAGACCATGATTATGGGAGGTTTGCTTTACAGGGCCTGAAGCGAGAGATAGAAAACACTGATATTTGTCTGGCATACCATGAAATGATCCCTAAAGATTTCAAGCGGGAACGGGTCTATGAAATTTTAAATGTGATGAAACAGTCAACAGCAAAGGTTGTGGTGGTGTTTTCGGGAGAAGGGGAGTTTTACCCTTTTTTACGAGaatttttaacacaaaatatCTCAGGAATCCAGTGGGTAGCTAGTGAGGCCTGGGTAACAGCCTCAATATTGGCTGAAACATATCCATTTTTAGCTGGAACAATTGGATTTGCTGTTCGCCAAGGGTATGTGCCAAGGTTGAAAGAATATCTGATGACAGTGAACCCACAGGTGTATCCTTCTAACCCCCTTGTGAAGGAGCTTTGGGAGGCTCTATACAGCTGTGTTTCTGTATTCTCCTCTCTCAGTAGCACCCAACTGCCCCACTGCACAGGGCAGGAAACAATCAACAAGCAGCATTCTGCCTACATGAACACCTCCAACACTCGGGTCACGTATAACGTGTACAAAGCAGTATATGCCATCGCTCATTCTCTACATAATCTCTTTCAGTGTGTGCCAGGAAAGGGACCTTTTAATAATTCTGCATGTGCAGACTTCAATAATATCTATCCATGGCAG CTTCAACATTACCTTCAGGAAGTGTCGTTCTCAATTTCTGGTGAACAAGTAAACTTTGATATGAGAGGAGATTCTATTCCATCTTATGATCTGATCAATTGGCAGAGACTCCCAAATGGTGACATAGACTTTATCAAAGTGGGACTTTATGATGGTGCAATGGATGGCGGGAAGGAACTGGTTATccaggaagaaaaaataaagtggcCCGGTAATCAGAGCAAG GTGCCAGAATCCATATGCAGTAACAGCTGTGCTCCGGGATTCAGGAAGGCTGTTCGTCATGGGGAGCCTTTGTGCTGCTTTGACTGTGTACCATGTGACAGTGGCAAGATTAGTAATGAGACAG ATTCCGTAGACTGCATGGCTTGTCCTGAAGACTACTGGTCCAATACAAAAGGAACAGAATGCATCCCGAAAGACATTGAGTTCCTTTCGCACAGAGACACAATGGGAACAGTGTTAATGGTGACAGCGATACTGGGTTCTTTTCTGACAATATCTGTACTAGCAATATTCTTGCATCATCGAGGGACTCCTATAGTGCGCATTAACAATTCAGAGCTGagtttcttcatcttgttctcCTTGACCCTGTGTTTCCTGTGTGCACTGATCTTCATTGGGGAGCCCACATCCTGGTCTTGCATGTTGCGCCACACTGCTTTCAGCATCACCTTCTCGCTCTGTATCTCGTGCATCCTGGGGAAAACCTTAGTGGTGCTCGCTGCTTTCACAGCCACCCAACCTGGAAACAATGTCATGAAATGGCTTGGGCCTATACAGCAGAGGATCATTATTTTTAGCTGCACCCTGGTCCAGATGATCATCTGTGCAGCATGGCTCATATCGTCCCCTCCAGTCCcctacagaaacacacagtaTCAGCGCTCTAAGATTATTCTAGACTGTAGGGTGGGATCTGAGCTGGCCTTCTGGTGTGTACTCGGCTACATTGGCATTTTGgcctgtttgtgtttcattttggcCTTTCTGGCTCGAAAACTACCTGGGAATTTTAACGAAGCGAAATATATTACTTTTAGCATGTTAATATTTTGTGCAGTGTGGCTGGCATTTATACCTGCTTATGTCAGTTCCCCTGGTAAATTCACCACTGCAGTCGAAATCTTTGCTATTTTAGCCTCAAGTTTTGGGCTTCTTTTGTGCTTATTTGCTCCAAAGTGTTATATTATTTTAGtcaaaccagaaaaaaatacCAAACAGCATCTTATTGGAAAGgcaacaaaataa